GTGCAACTGAAGGATCCTTCAGAGAGTGACAGCAGGTGTACAGCGTGCAATCTCTCTGTGCAACTGAAGGATCCTTTCTTCTATGTGTGGGCATCCGCTTTATTCTGAGTGTCTTTATTGTATCCAAGtgtctttattaaaaaataaatgctcaaAATAGGCAGTCAATAAGCAatgtaagaaatatttcaggattttcctCTGTGCATTATGTCATTGTAACTGCAATGAAGTGTGTGAAATGCTGCCcaagatgaaaaacaaaggaTGAAATAGCATCTCAAGTTGCAAACTTTTAATCAATGTTAAATACACTTTATCttatgaagagaaaatattttaactttaaGAAAACCTTACAGGTATAATCAACTATTCCAGACATCCTCCCTTTCAGggacatgcattttttttcattagtctTTTCATCTACAAAGTCAAAAATTTGACAGATTATAATTTTCTGAGagcatattttctttcactcttaAACATTTACCACATCTGAGAAACTCACAGGCTTACTGCATGTTATTACACCAAGAAGTTCAGGACAACAGAGTTATGAACATGAAAACCACAAGgacattcatttttttccccatttaacgaaaaagtacaaaaaaatctACCTGAGAAATTATCCCTTACGATGTCATGGTTATTTTAGCAAGTGAATGGTGTTAGCAGGATTTTACATCTCTCTCTTCTTTGCTAGACAGAGCACACCAGACAGAGCAAACAAAGTTAATATCCAATTGAAGACCCAGCCTGACAAGTTGTTGCCAGATGCTAGACAGAGCAAACAAAGTTAATATTCAGTTGAAGACCCAGCCTGACAAGTTGTTGCCAGAAGCTGAACAATTTACTCCACTGTTTCAGTGGCAGGAGAAACTGAAACTGAGAGGACTGGCAGGATTGCTGCTGCAAATTTGATGAACTGTTGGTATTTgtacacatttttcctttcctttagaGAGAAGCCTCTgttctgtgaaacagaaaactaTGAATAACCCCCATTTCTATCTACTTGCAGGAATGCAGGGATAGCTGTAATCTCTTAAAAACTGGTCAAACCTTGTAATAACTATGAATAATTTCTATCTACTTGCAGGAATGCAGGGATAGCTGTAATCTCCTAAAAAGCTGTAATCTCTTAAAAACTGGTCAAACCTTGTACAGGGAGAACACAAGGACTGGGAcattaaaaccagaattttctttcttttcatggaAAAGCCATCCCAGAGGCATGCACATTCACAATCttaaagaaaagacaaattgaAAAATGTCCAATGTGAATAGCTTCTCCTTCCATTCACCTAGTTTCACCTATCCATTACCAGATACCTCCTAGATGTAAAGGTCACACAGGTACTGTGCCACAAAAACATTCCACTCCCAAGAGTGACCCATTGCTCATGGGAGGGATACACCAGCCTCAAATCGAGCAGACTTGAGGTATGAGTCCACCTCTGgtgttttgaaattaaacagTCACATGATCTCCTTTGAAAAAAGAGGAACTTCTCTGAGATTTTCCCATCCTAACCTTCCCTCGAGCTTGAGAACTGAACAGTCTGAAAGTTTTGATGATCCCAGGAATGTCAAAGCCACCTGGCCACTGTTTACATTTAAACAGTCAACTGCCCATAAGTCCACTGCAGTCCTCTCTACTCCCTTtgtgcagcttttctttcaatttcccttccctccagttGCTTTTCATCTCCTTTAACCACTTGGAAAAAGCACAATGAAGGTGAAGAAAATACCTGTTAAGCAAAGTGAGGTTAATGTTTCCTTAGGAAACACACAGGGCATTACAAAGGGAGTGGATGTCGATGCCTTTGGGCACTGGAGATCACAAATTGACAGTTCTGGGGattggctctgccagcagccagggctcagtAGATTTGGATGACATTGTCCCACTCATCAATAGGCCAGACTCCATTGTCCTGCACGTTGAAGGGTGAGCTCTTCCAGTCCCACGTTTTCACAGGCACCTTCCACTCCGGGCCATAGTTGGCCTCCACGTACTGCAGGGTTTCACAGGGCACATGGACCTTGAGTTCCACAAACTCAGTCCAGCACAGAGTGAACTTGGGGAAGAGATACCTGTGCCAGAACAAAAGGGTATGGTCACTGGCAAAAGGCTAGAATGAACCTCTAGGTAAGTTCAAGGAGAAAGCAAGCAACTGCAGGAAATGTCCATATTACATTTATACTGTTCTTTCTCTTACACACTGGACAATGGTGTTATCAACAGTAACTGGTGAACATTTTCTTCATGTACTTAGGAAGGAGCATTCCTAATTCTTCTGTTGCTTGTACTCACATAATTCTGCCACCTATAGGTGAGTCCCTGTCTCTGCTTTGCCTGTTACAAATGGCATTTCATAGTTACCTCTTCTAGAAAGTGAGGGTGATACATGCTTACAGCACTAGCATCTCAGAGGTAAATTTCACAGCTTAACCAGAACGACATCCTACAGAAGTGTCAGAGTCGAGGTGTTGAATAATATCAAAGTCTACCAGCTATTCCTGCAGAGGATCACTCCCACTTGCAAAGTTCTGAAGActtacacacacaaacaaattaTTCTAAAATTCCTTTTCAAGGGTTAAAAAGAAACCATAAGCACttcatcattttaaaaaaggtttgTACATTTGTATGATGAACTAGAACTTCCCCCTCCATCTTCTTGCAAGCTtgagttaattttatttctaagctCTCAGCAAACAATAGGAGAACACAATTTTACTTCATGCATTAagtggagggaaagaaaaaggtgatCAAGCATTTTTTTGAAATATACCCAGACTGCTGATTAAACAAACTCTTACACAGTGTCCTCTCTCTTAAAAACCTACAGAATTGACTCACTTTAATGATTAAAGCAAACAGTGCGGATTTGATTCCCAGACTGTTTTTGTAGATACTAGTTCTCTGCTGGAGAATGCAACTGTCCAGTATTAAATCTGCAAACAAACAAGAAGCCTCAATTGCTGCAACTCCAAGACAATATCAGTAGGATGCATATTTGTGTCAGGAATGCTAAAGAAGCTTTTGTGCACATGGAAATGCAAACCACATAGCCAGACTGTGAGGGTTAGAAACTAGCTCTCCAAGGAAACAGAGACTAAAAATTATTATGACAAATATTTTAGGGACTTGATGAGAAATGCTTTAGCTCTCCACCCTCTAATTTAGATTTATAGAAAGCATGCCTGTGCAAATATTTAGCTTCCTGAAGAAAACACCTTCTACCTTTCAGTTTTAATCTTAGAAGAGAGCTTCTACCCTTCTCTGTGATGACCTAGTAGCAATCAACATCTCTTCTGACACtgtaattcctttaaaattgtTAAGAATGGATTTAGGATTCAGCAAGAGCAAACAATCACTTCTCTAGCTGACCTCCTCATTCCTCTAAAATTCTGACAGGGCTGGAGACTAAGCAAAATTAAGGGTCATTCTGGTGTTGCACATATTCAGATTAAGCATGCCAAATGCTCTCACACCTCACAGTAGCAAAAGTTGgatctcttttctctttttggggATGTATTTGGAATAACACGTGTCTGGAATTACTTGGCTAAGGATTCTGAACAGCTACAGTTGTTATATGGCTCAGGGACTTCATGTGGTAAACAGGCAGTTTTCCTGGTCCTTTTCTGCGTGTATTAAACTAAGAAACACCAGCTCAGAATTAGAGGCTTGGCTTCCTTATGATGCTGTGCCTAAGCAAAGTTATTACTGAACTAGAAAGCTATGTTTCAATAAGCTACCACCAAAAATAAGTACAGGctacaggaaaaggaatgaGTTTTCCTTTCCATCATTTCAGAAGATGgattacaggaaaaagaaagagttttCCTTTCCATCATTTCAGAAGATGGAGTTGCAAAAGAGCAGTAATATCCAAGGATATAGAAGCTAGAGTGCAGCATAGGGTCACATTTACCCCCTATTCTCATGCCTTGGACTAGTTATTATCAGAAAAACAGGGGAAACACATCTAGTTCCAAAAGAGCAGTAATATCCAAGGATATAGAAGCTAGAGTGCAGCATAGGGTCACATTTACCCCCTATTCTCATGCCTTGGACTAGTTATTATCAGAAAAACAGGGGAAACACATCTCTCAAATATCCAAGTTTTGATGGAATTTTGAAGGAGCAGTGTCAGCTTCACTGGCACGGAAATAGCTACTGCAATTTAGATGCAAAAGGAgcacaaagagaaggaaaggaatttaCTAGTCAGCTTGCTTTTCAGAATGCACCACACATGAAAACTGGAACTGCTGCTGtattcttaagaaaaaaaaccaaaaaaaccaactttgCTACACAGCACATTTTCTGTGAGGATATTCCAAGAGCGCTTTCTTTAGTCTATCTATCTCTAAATGTGCCTTTTGAAGCTGGTTATCAAAATATCTTTGCCAGTCTCTGTTTATCACTTCAGAACAAAGGTAACTAAGACAAGGATTTGGACATCATCTCCAACAGAACGACAGTGTTCACTCAATTTCCATTAGCTAAATACAAACAAATACATTTCAGGCAAAATATGAAAGATAACTAAATCCTATAGAAGTCTACAAGGTTTCAAACTCGTCTGAAGCTATCTCCTTCTGAGTGAAGGTATGTgattgaaagaaataaatctaattATCAAAACCTATATTCAGTTTGCTGAGTTGATTGGGAAGCTTGTTTGCTGATTTAATACTGAAAAGTGTGAAACAAGAAACATGGGATCCTATTCAAAATTCCGTTTTCAGAACATGAACAGTAAGGCCTGCAGGAATTCTCTATGTTGCTGTCACAACACTACAGTCAACCCAGTATTCCAAACTGCTACCTCCAAATCCCAAACTGTGGGTTTTTCTGTGCAAGGGGAGTGGAGGCTTTTCTGCCATATTTCCTCATCAAGACAGATGCCTAAGGATTCATTTTCTACTACAAAATTTGATTGTGCAATAAACACTGTTTTAGAGACTTTTTGTCATCTTGGGTGTTCATGTAACTGAGAGCCTGTCACAGTCAGATAAGATCTGGTTGATATACAATATGCCAGGCCTGCTTTTGATTTCACAAGAGATCTGACATTTACTCTCTAGTAAGGCACAGTTCAATCTCTGCTTCACTGGTTTCAGTGCAGACTCTCCACGGATTCTCCTCTGACATCCACATTTCCACAAAGAGCACATATTTTGCCAGGCAACAGCACACAAAATGACATCAGTAAACACTAGCTTGTTCAATTTCTTTCCTACTAGTGGTACAAATCCAGCTCTTACTTAAACTTCTTGCCCGATTTGGCCTGAGTTCCTCCATTCCATATGTGGTCATCCTCttcatagaagaaaaaaatatcaagttTCACATCATCTTCTCTCTGGAAAGAGAGTTCCAAGCTATCTTCcacctggaaaacaaaaatacgCACTGtatatacacataaaaatacaaagcaacTTATgtcagcagaaaacaaattaattttcatcagaTATACAGAGTAACTTCTaactgaagaaaacacagtagctctgcattatttttaaacttgattAAACACTTCTGCAACTGAAATCAAAGTTACAAATCTACAGAAACACATACATGAAgtaaaatgttcattttctaTGTACCTTGCCAAATTTGTGCTTCAGTGGCAACCCTGCTTTCTGAAAGGCTGGAATGATATCTGCTTTGTAGTCCCTTATAAAGATTCCCAAATCCACATCTTTGCTGTGAGGAATGATATTGCACTGCCTATACCagcctggggggaaaaataaaacagaaaaatcccaaactagTTAATTCAAGAACATGAATTCAACAGAActaaagcaacacaaaaacaaattGCCCTAAGATCTCCAGGTAGAAGTTTTTGACTGAGGCTATAAACaagacttctgcctttttttagcCTGGGATGAACCACATCAAAGGAAAAAGTGTTACTGCACTTATAGTCATCTCTCTCTGTTCAGAAAGCCAAGAATACGAGAGATAGCAAAGATAAAATATCTTCAGTTTCCTAACTTAAATGcatttacataaaaaaaaaaattaaaattctttatgTGGGCCCAAATCTAATCAGCATTTAACAGCTACAGGGCCACAGCTGTGCTTCTGATTTTCAACTATTGTTCTACACTGCATCCACGATGCTAATAGTCTTTCAATCACAACTGCAAAGCAGAAAGACACAAAGTGAGACATCCTTTTGTCTGTTTCATTAAGGCATCTTTTAGTAACTGTTCATTCAGAAAATTATATTCCCtaagattaaataaatacaaggcAAATGTGCACACATGAGTTTTCACTAAGTGTTTCCGTAACAAAGGAATCCTCACCAGTGACAAGACTCGAGTTTTCACTAAGTGTTTCAGTAACAAAGGAATCCTCACCAGTGACAAGACTTCTCCCTTCAGCAGAACTGAAAACTTGCATTATCTACTGTAATGGACtgtcattttaataaaaagtttgttttgaaagaaaataaatcaatgcaAACTGCATTTTAGAAGTCAGTGAGAAGCATCTAATTGcatgtgaagaaaaatagaGTTAGAGCGTACTTGGACAGCAGAAATATGTGCTCATCACCGTGTTTTCCAACTGGCATTTCAGTGAATTCCAAGTGACACAAATTAGGGAACTGTTGATTACTTCTTAGCAAGGATGAACACAACACAGATGATTGCTAACAACACTAAATGCTTCACTGGAAATTTGCCCAGCATCTCTGCAACtcatatttctgaagaaaacacattttttttcaggagcaAAAAGGCCTATTGCAATACAGTTATTACCTTCCAACTCAGTATGTTTGCCTCTGTGACATCACAAGCAACAGAGAATGAAGTGTTCAAAATTTCAGATGAGtttaaaaatgcaacacaaCACAAATTTTTACCGAGACATGTTCCACTGCTCAGCCAGAAGTTCACTCCCAAGTTATTCAGTGTCAGGGCAGCCAGATGAAGCAaggattttgccttttttctgaATTCCACTGCATCAAGGGAGGCATCATCAGAATACAGCTGGAAGGCAAGAGTAAGCAAGTTACTGTCAGAGAGtaaatttttcccttcatttttcagTGTCCTAGGGAAAAATGACcttaaaaagttaatttaacTAATACTTGGGCTAATATCTGTTTTTACATACACAGTCAATTTTCAGAACATGCACTGGAATGACAAGTTGAAATTAAAACTCTGAATCAtcaatcttcctttttttccaaaccaTCAGAATGAAAATTCACAGTAGACtagaataagaaaatatatattggGCACTGACTCTCAGCACTTGGCAGCAATACGGGCAAGCCCTTGTTCTGCACATGCTGAAGTCCATTCCCGGAATCCAAAGGGAACACAGGGACACAATCAGTCCCTGCCAGCACATCAAGGCTCTTCCAACCTCCAGAACTCCATGATTAATTTATTTGGCGCCACCAAGTGTCAGAATTGGGTGTTGAGTTTTGAGGAGAACTGCCAAAGAGAAACAGTGTGAACATGAAAATCTTCCAGGCATAGCTGTGGCAAGGTCTGCTGCCCATGCAAAGCCAAAATCAACACGGGAGGCTGGGCAAACATTACCAAATCTAACAAACGAACAAACATTCGGCTTTGTAATGGATTTCTATAAGAGGTCTTGAGCAACAAGCGgccaaaataaacttttcaaaaGCCAGCTGCTTATCTCAGTGTTAAAGCTCCAGCAAAGTTCAGTAAGCATTTAGGGGCACATTTTCTTTGCCTGTGGTGATTTCTGCCTGGAGGCTGAAGTGGACTATATTTTTCTGTCTACCACATGTGAAGGGACAACTCATGGATGTCCTTGTGACCCTCCTGCTACCCAAATAAGGATCTACAGCCTGCAAGAGTGAACAGGAGTAGtcctccctttctccagcaTCTGAATGACTGCAGACTAGTCTCCAGtgccctttttcctccttccattAACTCGGAGATGGCTCAGCTTCTGTGGTCTGACTCTGACTCTACAGTCTTAACTGTGAACCTACATCACTTTATAACTCATGTCCTTCCCAAGTTAGGACAAAATGCCCCCCCACACTGCAGCAAGGACTTTTCTATCTGCTAATCAAGTAGCAAAATCCTAAAAATAATGCTCTGAATAGAGGTGAAAACATTAGCTTACACAGCCAGAAAAGCAATTCAATCAGTCACTTTGGAATGTGACCTTTTCAAACAAGCCAAATGAGTAACAAGGAACTGCAGGACATGGttcaaaaaatgtaaaattaagcATTTCTCAAAACTTTGAGGACTGCCATAAGGACAGTGTTCAGCCACGAAGACACATaagattttagttttatttatttttatgaaatccATATAATAGTAAGGGTGTGTAAAAACTATGGATATGTTGGTTccctcttggaaaaaaatgtgctcacaagtaaaaaaaacaaaaaggccCTGATCCTCAGGTAAAGTTTTGATTTCATTACCACTTAGTAAGCTCTGTGGAATGAGAATCAAGGGTTGTATTTAGCTTTGTGCATGTGAACTGTCCCAtttagaccaaaaaaaaaaccaaacagtgGACTGTTCTTAGGTTTGGATCAACCAGTGAAAACACACATTCCATCTCAGAGACACCACCTGGTTACCACTAACCTGAAAGAAAGCCCGAGCTTCTCTGTACCTACATTCAAGAAATCTAGAGTGGGACACCTCCTCTAGAAAACTGGACGGATTTTTAGGAATTTGAACTTTTAAGGCATCAATGGAAACAAGCAGAAGTTCTGTCCTGCATGGAAAGAAAGATAATACATTACCctatttaattcctttataAACCACaaggcattttttcctttaactcaGGTCTTAATGCACGCTACTGATCCCTCTGTCCAAATACTGccaaaacaaattacaaatgaaaaaagcaacaacagcTTCACCAAATTTCCCGTACATTTCAAAACTTTGtctaaaaaaaattcctccacCTCCAAACCCCAAGTTAGTTTTTCAGATCACTGATTCCTTTACTGACTTATGACTTGAATTTGTTCAGAGATGTTGttaagtgcattttaaaattcaggctGTTTGGTTGTTTAGGTATGGGATGCACTCAAGAATCAAATTTTACTCTATACTTTGAGgctatttgcttttaaaaattaaaaactattcCTCCTACATAATGATTGCAGTGGGGTTATTTAACATCTTACACAGTTTATATCAAACATTTAGGCATATAACTCACCCAGATTCCATGTTTTAAAACGACAAAAGAATGGGGTCAAATTAAAGGAAGAAGTCAAAGATTTAAATTGTGAAATGTCTcaatattttcctcattttctcagAAACTATGTTCTCAAACCCCACACTTTGGGGTCTGAATCATACCTGAGCTGAATTTTAGAACCTGGCTACAGGAAAGAGAGTAGTTTAATACACAGAGGAAGTAATTTTGGGGGTGCCATGATggctttctccttcccctgttGTGAACTTACTTTTCATATGCCCCAGGGTAGCGACCAAAGTGGAGTTTCCGAAAAGGCACAAACTTTCTGTCCATGTGTTGCTTGAGCCTCAGGGGCCCGTGCCAGAGGAAATTGCCACTCCTCTCATAGAAGACCACCAGGTGAATGGCATGGGATGCCAGTTTGAATATGTAGTGCAAGGGAATTTCCATTCCAGACAGGTCATCCATCCCATCCAAGCGGGGGTCCTTGTTTATAATCTTTAGCCACTGGAACCCCATCTTCTCAGCAGTTCTAAAAAGATCCACCTGAAAACGAAGAAGACGGAGGGCAGAGCAGACTAAGGATAAGAGAAATCAAAACTGAAAGCTAAATGCTTATTATTAACTCACACCATtccccattttcattttttaatcagGCTTAAGCACAAATGAATCAAAAATCTCTGAGCTTGAAGACCAGCAGCCACAAGCAATTCCAACCACCTTCTTTCCTAGTCTTCAATTTTGTCTTTCAaactacaaaataaaacaaaaaataaatgttgcaaGCCATGCTTGGACCAGGTTTGTTCCTTGTCATAGCACCCGCCCTGCACTCTCAAACTAGTCTCTAAAACAGTTCCTCTGCCAAATCTGGTGTTCCTAAGTACTTGAATAACAACATCACTAACACAAAAATGATGAGTCCAAAACCTTCTTTTGTGGGGCAAATAAAAATCTCACCAGAGCACTGCACTCAGGTAACAGGCTTTCACATTTCcacaaataaaggaaattaaattctggctgatttaaaaaaaaaaccaaaacaaaacaaacaaagccccAAACCATTCAGCATCTGAACAGcctttccattttcccccttGAAATGTTTTGTATAAGCATATCAACTTCTCCTCTGAATGACACAGAAATTATCACTGAGACCCAAAGCAATGGGGAAATGGATTTATCTCAGTGTGCTGCCACACAACTTTACTCTTAGTTTCTTGAATTCCTTCACACCTATGGATAAAACAACCGCCTGATCAGGCCCAGAGTGACTCCTGTCTTCACTCAAGTCCTTCAGTGAAATAGTCACTGGCCATTTCAGTGTCTCCTactttttctaattaaaataaaaggaaaaaaaagaaaaatacatttgccaCTGTTATCTGTAGTCTGTAGAAATTAAtctaataaatatttccagatCACACTTAATTGATGAAATAATCTTGGATTTAATTTTGTCCTTCATCACACGCTACACTTCTATTTTTAACACAACCATTAAAAAATGTCCCAACACCACAGAGAAGCAGATACCAACACATTAAATGAAATGTATTCAGTACAAAGATGTGCTAAAAGAGATGTAAACCAGCCCACTATGATAATTTTTCCAAACTTGCCACATCAATACCTGCATTTCCTTCTTATTAAGTCCCTAAACTCCAGATTCATAACAGCTGCACCTACATTACAGGCATTGaggttttcctccttccttttcaacagacctttctttcttttattttggcatAGACTGTGACTaccagtgttttggttttttttctaatattgcAGACAGCTTCTAAAAAGTTTGAGCTATAAATTACTTCTAATGTATCCAGGCTAGTAAATAGGCaaatgttttactttaaaatgaaatttcctcTGCCTACAATATTACCACTACGTGAATTCAGAAAACATTAAGTGACAATATCAAAGAATAACTGAAtgcattaaaatacagaaatgtgaaCTGAAAACGTGCACTTACTTCATGTTTCCATGTTTTGTCCAGTAGTGCAAAGGTAGTGAAGTCTCTTGGAGCACAGAAGTATTTGCATTCTGGGCTGGGACCATCAGGAGAGCTTCTGATCTGTTCAATGTCTTTATCAACTAGTCCCAGAATCAAAGGATCAATCAAATACACTGGAATATTGTGACTGGATATTAATCCTAGGAACTTCCTAACCACGTGCTGTTTGACAGTGGACAGAAACACCATTTTAGCATTAAAACTCCTTGACAGAAAGAAACCCCAGCCTGCTGAAAGAAGGAAATCATCTCCCAATACATCCTCTGAGTTACACTTCACTTCCACAAACAGTTGTAAGACTGAGTGGGAAGGTAGGATGCAAGTGCCACACTTGCAGAATTTGGATTCTGGTCTACCCAGGGCACTCAACATTGCACAAGGAGTTAAAAGCTGCAGCAAGAAGGTTCTGTGCCTGATGGAAGATGTTATGAACCTGATTCAGTGGATCACATTGATCAAGCACATTTTAACATCCATGGCACAGAGAAAACATTCCCAGCAGCCACAACTATCCTGCTACTTAAATGTACTCAACtgtaacattttcattttacaatttttaagcTCTGGCTTCAGAAAGATGTGAAAACATGAGGACAGGATGTGAGTCAACAACAGAGTTTGGGCAGCAGCATTACCTGTGTGGTACAGGCAGAAGGCCACCCTCACAATGATTTCAGCTACATGGAGCTGCAAGATAAGTGATGCGCTCATATTACTTCTGTGATTAAAACTGGCACACCAGAATGATGAACAGGAAAAAGATCTGTGCAAAAGTATCCTCCTTCTCAACTCATCACTACTCCAGAAAAACAGATGCTTTCAGCTGAAACtaatttaagtttaaaaaaacataaataaggGTAGAAAGACATTGCCTTGATGCTACATCATCAAGAAACATGATCAAATTTAGTATTTTGAACACACCACTGCAAGGACTTTGAGGAAAGCTTGGAGAGCAGTAGGTCCCTGTCAGGGTCACGCAGCATCCTTTATCACTAAAGATCTCAGAAGAGCAAGCTGAACCTTCAGGAGAGCTCTGCCCACAGACTGGAAGCCCCCTGTGACCGTGACACCTCACTTCTGGTAGGCAGCTCCAAGAGGTGCCACCTCCAAGAACAGGAAAGCATTCCTGGCGCAAGCAAGCATCCACAGAGCagttggtttggattttttccaggGACAGCTCTTAACCACAGCACCTTCCCTCTTGCTCAGCAGAAACCAGGCCTTTAAATGGCCGTTCTGCTAATTAGCAACATTATCATGTTGCAGACAAACTGAAAGgcagccagcccccagcacatCTTTCTCCTTAACCATCTGTGCCGTTTTTCCACTGGGAGATCAGTTAACAAAAAGTCTTCTGTAAAACTGTTTCCAAACAAATACTAACTACAAATATGATAGGGGACATTATGATTCCACAGGGTGGGTGTTTTGGTTGCATTCAATCTTGCAAGCCTGAAGCAAGACACAAATATCCCATTTCAAGCACCTAACAGCCCTCTCAGCCCTGGTCATGATGGTTGGAATGCAGCAGCTGGTGAATGATGAAATATGACATTTTCCGACTTGGGAAGAGCTTTACAACCCAgcacaagcagaaaacagaacagtGACCAGCAGGTTAAACACCTGGAGTGGGCAAAGGAGGATTGTGTGACCCAGGACCTTCTAAGATCAACAAAGAAGCTGCATGGCAAACCAGCCAATCTGTTCAACACCCAGCCTGAAAGGACACAAAACCCTGGATCAACATTTCTGTCTCAGAAAGAACAAGTGCTGCCTCCTGAAACATTAATAACACATCTAAGCGCTGCATTGGCAAGGGCTGTGAAGCTGTAACTGTTTCTCAATTTTACTTCACACCGATGTTTTGATACTCTTTTTACTGAACAAAGTTACAAAGTGCATCTCTTCATCCTTCAAAGCAGAAATCGCCCAGCGAATACGGTAAGAACTG
This genomic interval from Ficedula albicollis isolate OC2 chromosome Z, FicAlb1.5, whole genome shotgun sequence contains the following:
- the FKTN gene encoding fukutin isoform X1, giving the protein MLSALGRPESKFCKCGTCILPSHSVLQLFVEVKCNSEDVLGDDFLLSAGWGFFLSRSFNAKMVFLSTVKQHVVRKFLGLISSHNIPVYLIDPLILGLVDKDIEQIRSSPDGPSPECKYFCAPRDFTTFALLDKTWKHEVDLFRTAEKMGFQWLKIINKDPRLDGMDDLSGMEIPLHYIFKLASHAIHLVVFYERSGNFLWHGPLRLKQHMDRKFVPFRKLHFGRYPGAYEKTELLLVSIDALKVQIPKNPSSFLEEVSHSRFLECRYREARAFFQLYSDDASLDAVEFRKKAKSLLHLAALTLNNLGVNFWLSSGTCLGWYRQCNIIPHSKDVDLGIFIRDYKADIIPAFQKAGLPLKHKFGKVEDSLELSFQREDDVKLDIFFFYEEDDHIWNGGTQAKSGKKFKYLFPKFTLCWTEFVELKVHVPCETLQYVEANYGPEWKVPVKTWDWKSSPFNVQDNGVWPIDEWDNVIQIY
- the FKTN gene encoding fukutin isoform X4, producing MQKINRNVVLALLSLTSLVFLLFQLCYYKFYLSQKVDLFRTAEKMGFQWLKIINKDPRLDGMDDLSGMEIPLHYIFKLASHAIHLVVFYERSGNFLWHGPLRLKQHMDRKFVPFRKLHFGRYPGAYEKTELLLVSIDALKVQIPKNPSSFLEEVSHSRFLECRYREARAFFQLYSDDASLDAVEFRKKAKSLLHLAALTLNNLGVNFWLSSGTCLGWYRQCNIIPHSKDVDLGIFIRDYKADIIPAFQKAGLPLKHKFGKVEDSLELSFQREDDVKLDIFFFYEEDDHIWNGGTQAKSGKKFKYLFPKFTLCWTEFVELKVHVPCETLQYVEANYGPEWKVPVKTWDWKSSPFNVQDNGVWPIDEWDNVIQIY
- the FKTN gene encoding fukutin isoform X2, yielding MQKINRNVVLALLSLTSLVFLLFQLCYYKFYLSQKNGAAFSKVRGSQSGQDSTRWHVVRKFLGLISSHNIPVYLIDPLILGLVDKDIEQIRSSPDGPSPECKYFCAPRDFTTFALLDKTWKHEVDLFRTAEKMGFQWLKIINKDPRLDGMDDLSGMEIPLHYIFKLASHAIHLVVFYERSGNFLWHGPLRLKQHMDRKFVPFRKLHFGRYPGAYEKTELLLVSIDALKVQIPKNPSSFLEEVSHSRFLECRYREARAFFQLYSDDASLDAVEFRKKAKSLLHLAALTLNNLGVNFWLSSGTCLGWYRQCNIIPHSKDVDLGIFIRDYKADIIPAFQKAGLPLKHKFGKVEDSLELSFQREDDVKLDIFFFYEEDDHIWNGGTQAKSGKKFKYLFPKFTLCWTEFVELKVHVPCETLQYVEANYGPEWKVPVKTWDWKSSPFNVQDNGVWPIDEWDNVIQIY
- the FKTN gene encoding fukutin isoform X3, giving the protein MVDKDIEQIRSSPDGPSPECKYFCAPRDFTTFALLDKTWKHEVDLFRTAEKMGFQWLKIINKDPRLDGMDDLSGMEIPLHYIFKLASHAIHLVVFYERSGNFLWHGPLRLKQHMDRKFVPFRKLHFGRYPGAYEKTELLLVSIDALKVQIPKNPSSFLEEVSHSRFLECRYREARAFFQLYSDDASLDAVEFRKKAKSLLHLAALTLNNLGVNFWLSSGTCLGWYRQCNIIPHSKDVDLGIFIRDYKADIIPAFQKAGLPLKHKFGKVEDSLELSFQREDDVKLDIFFFYEEDDHIWNGGTQAKSGKKFKYLFPKFTLCWTEFVELKVHVPCETLQYVEANYGPEWKVPVKTWDWKSSPFNVQDNGVWPIDEWDNVIQIY